In a single window of the Miscanthus floridulus cultivar M001 unplaced genomic scaffold, ASM1932011v1 fs_196_4_5, whole genome shotgun sequence genome:
- the LOC136530773 gene encoding probable LRR receptor-like serine/threonine-protein kinase At3g47570 — protein MAATLHSMLTLVLLVLLTVWPADSSSLVGKHGDREALLAFKEALSDDSGSLRSWNGSSSDFCRWLGVTCSRRHPGRVVSLRLSYCNLGGTISPVIGNLTFLRTLDILGNMLSGDIPHTINRLHRLRSLQLGNNSLAGEIPAGLANCSNLVFLSLAMNQIRGGIPSGLGSLSQLQILYVGQNNLVGRIPPSLGNVSLLERISLFQNTLEGTIPEGLSRLRYLQYIQAGRNNLTGTIPPLFFNISSLQYFGFSSNNLHGRLPPDAGRHLPDLEVLLLGGAMNKNSFSGTLPASLSNATKLQQLVVANNHFGGRVPPEIGTLCPVLVEMGNNMLKAEDDAGWEFLRYFTNCTRLEVLDVSNNTLGGVLPSFVANFTGPIQLLLMSMNGMSGVIPPGIGNLISLEDLEFAGNNLHGVIPEDIGRLQNLNFFTLEANLLSGGIPPSFGNLTELLTLILSNNELNGSIPENLGSLHRLTSMTLSFNRLTGAIPGVIFSLSSLTDALLLSHNYLSGVLPPQIGSLKRASTLDLSRNNLSGEVPGALGDCASLVYLSLDDNYFTGSIPPSIGNLKGLSTLNFTRNGLSGSIPQELSKIYGLQMLYLAHNNLSGAIPQLLQNSSALVELDLSYNHLDGEVPSHGVFANITRFSVIGNDGLCGGVAELKLPPCEVKPHSSHRKRLQLKIFLPTAGVAICLSLLFLVLFLFKGRRGLDRINATQNCLLDNKYPRVSYLQLFEATDGFAPTNLIGAGKYGSVYKGNLSLTSARDSVVAVKVFTPQQPGSSRSFLAECEALRQVKHRNLINIITCCSSIDSRGNDFQALVFDFMPRYSLDRWLHPRSNEQTHKLSLTQLMNIATDVADALDYLHNSSCPTVIHCDLKPSNILLGSDWTAYVADFGLAKLIGESMDRSNLNIGTESTIGIRGTIGYVAPEYGAGGQASVAGDAYSFGVTLLEMFTGKAPTDGMFIDGLTLQLLAEAGLPDKISEIIDPELLHDEVHDNGSGILSCLASVVGVGISCSKDNPSNRMNMKDAAAELHRIKEYLQKSLRT, from the exons ATGGCGGCAACTCTGCACTCTATGCTCACCCTTGTGCTGCTGGTGCTCCTCACAGTCTGGCCGGCTGATTCCTCGTCGCTTGTTGGAAAGCATGGCGACCGTGAAGCACTGTTGGCATTCAAAGAGGCGCTGTCAGATGACTCAGGCTCACTAAGATCATGGAACGGCAGCAGCTCCGACTTCTGCCGTTGGCTCGGCGTGACATGCAGCCGCCGGCATCCGGGCAGGGTGGTTTCTCTGAGGCTGAGCTACTGCAACCTAGGAGGCACCATCTCTCCTGTCATCGGCAACCTCACCTTCCTTCGGACGCTCGATATCCTTGGCAACATGCTGTCAGGGGACATACCGCACACCATCAACCGGCTACACCGTCTGCGCTCTCTCCAATTGGGCAACAACTCTCTTGCCGGTGAGATTCCTGCAGGCCTAGCCAACTGTTCCAACCTTGTGTTCCTGAGCTTAGCGATGAACCAGATTCGTGGGGGAATTCCTAGTGGTCTAGGGTCGCTATCTCAGCTGCAAATCCTCTATGTTGGCCAGAATAATCTCGTAGGACGGATACCTCCATCACTCGGTAACGTCTCTCTACTGGAACGAATATCACTCTTTCAGAACACGCTGGAAGGAACCATCCCAGAGGGTCTTTCCCGTTTGAGATATCTCCAATACATCCAAGCTGGGAGGAACAACCTCACGGGCACAATTCCACCTCTCTTCTTTAACATATCGTCCCTCCAGTATTTCGGTTTCAGCTCAAATAATCTGCATGGCAGATTGCCACCAGATGCAGGCAGGCACCTTCCTGACCTTGAAGTGCTTCTTTTGGGTGGCGCTATGAACAAGAACAGCTTCTCCGGAACACTCCCTGCGTCCCTCTCAAATGCCACCAAACTACAGCAGCTGGTCGTTGCCAACAACCACTTCGGAGGAAGGGTGCCTCCTGAGATAGGGACGCTCTGCCCGGTGCTTGTTGAGATGGGGAACAACATGCTGAAAGCTGAGGATGATGCGGGCTGGGAGTTCCTCAGATATTTCACCAACTGCACCCGTCTAGAGGTTCTGGATGTTAGTAATAACACCCTGGGAGGAGTGCTTCCAAGTTTTGTAGCCAATTTCACAGGTCCAATACAGCTGCTACTCATGTCAATGAATGGGATGTCTGGGGTAATCCCTCCGGGTATCGGAAACCTCATCAGCCTTGAGGACCTAGAATTCGCTGGAAATAATCTGCATGGTGTTATACCTGAGGATATTGGAAGACTTCAAAACCTGAATTTTTTCACGCTGGAGGCGAATCTCCTATCAGGAGGTATACCACCCTCCTTTGGCAACCTCACAGAACTGCTCacccttatattatcaaacaatGAGCTCAATGGTTCCATTCCTGAGAACCTTGGGAGCTTGCACAGGTTAACATCCATGACATTATCCTTCAACAGGCTTACCGGTGCTATCCCTGGAGTAATATTCAGCCTCTCATCACTCACTGATGCATTGTTGCTTTCTCATAACTACCTTTCTGGTGTTCTTCCCCCACAAATTGGTAGCCTCAAGCGTGCGTCAACATTGGATCTGTCAAGAAACAACTTATCTGGTGAAGTACCAGGAGCACTTGGAGACTGTGCAAGTTTAGTGTACTTATCTCTAGATGACAATTACTTCACTGGGAGCATCCCTCCATCAATTGGTAATTTGAAGGGCTTGAGCACGCTGAATTTCACAAGGAATGGTCTGTCTGGTAGCATCCCTCAAGAGTTGAGCAAGATTTATGGGCTGCAAATGCTTTACCTAGCTCACAACAACCTGTCTGGAGCCATTCCACAACTTCTCCAGAACTCAAGCGCTCTTGTAGAGCTGGATCTCTCCTATAACCATCTAGATGGTGAGGTGCCATCACATGGGGTGTTCGCTAACATAACTAGGTTTTCTGTAATTGGAAATGATGGGCTTTGTGGTGGTGTTGCAGAGCTGAAATTGCCACCATGTGAGGTCAAGCCACACAGCAGCCACAGAAAACGGTTGCAGCTCAAGATTTTtctccccaccgccggcgtcgctATATGTTTATCTCTTCTATTTCTTGTGCTCTTTCTATTCAAAGGGAGAAGAGGATTGGACAGGATCAATGCTACACAAAACTGTTTGTTGGACAACAAGTATCCTAGAGTTTCATACCTACAACTTTTTGAAGCTACGGATGGTTTTGCCCCTACTAATCTGATAGGAGCTGGAAAATATGGATCTGTTTATAAAGGAAATTTGTCTCTTACAAGTGCTAGGGATTCTGTAGTCGCTGTCAAAGTGTTTACTCCACAGCAACCTGGTTCTTCCAGAAGTTTTTTGGCTGAATGTGAGGCTCTACGACAAGTGAAACATAGGAACTTGATCAATATTATCACCTGTTGCTCCAGTATAGACTCTAGAGGGAATGACTTCCAAGCTCTAGTCTTCGACTTCATGCCCAGGTACAGCTTGGACAGGTGGCTGCATCcaagaagcaatgagcagacACACAAGTTAAGTCTAACCCAACTGATGAACATTGCGACTGATGTAGCAGATGCACTAGACTATCTTCACAACAGTAGTTGTCCAACAGTGATCCACTGTGATTTGAAGCCTAGCAACATCCTCCTTGGTAGTGACTGGACTGCTTATGTTGCTGACTTTGGGCTTGCAAAGCTGATTGGTGAATCCATGGACCGATCAAATTTGAATATTGGGACTGAAAGCACTATTGGCATAAGAGGAACCATTGGATATGTTGCTCCAG AATATGGAGCAGGTGGTCAGGCATCAGTTGCTGGTGATGCCTACAGCTTTGGGGTTACTCTGCTTGAGATGTTCACAGGGAAGGCACCAACTGATGGTATGTTCATAGATGGCTTGACCCTGCAGTTGCTTGCTGAGGCAGGATTACCTGACAAGATATCAGAAATCATTGACCCA